CAGAGACCTCAAGCCCGAGAACATCCTCTTACGTGAGGATGGCCACATCATGCTGTCCGACTTCGATTTGTGCTTCAAGGCCGACGTGGTCCCCACTTTCAACACCCGAGCGGGGCCCACGTCGCCCAGGACGACGAGGAGGAAGGGCCGAAAgctctcgtcctcctcctcctgcatCTACGGCTCGGTCAAGCGGGGAGAAGCGTGGAGAGAGGTGGTCGCGGAGTTCGCGGCGGAGCCCACGGCGGCCTACTCGAGGTGCTGCGTCGGGACCCACGAGTACCTCGCCCCCGAGCTGGTCTCCGGGAACGGGCACGGCAACGGCGTCGACTGGTGGGCCTTCGGGATCTTGCTGTACGAACTGTTGCACGGGACGACGCCGTTCAAGGGCGGGAGCAAGGAGAGCACCCTGCGCAACATAGCCTCGAGCAAGCAGGTGAGGTTCCCCGCGGCGGCGGAGCGAGAGGAAGCCGGCATGGCCGAGGCGCGGGACTTGATAGAGAAGCTGTTGGTGAAGGACCCGCGGAGGCGGCTAGGCTGCGCCCGGGGCGCCACCGACGTTAAGCGCCACCCCTTCTTCGACGGGATCAATTGGCCGCTGATCAGGAGCTATCGGCCGCCGGAGGTCCCGGGGCTCGTCAGGAAGCCGAAGCCGCACGCGGGCCACGTCGCGAGCATCGCGCCGCATCACAAGCGGCGGCGCTGGTGGTGGAAGGGGCTGGAGTACTTCATGAGAAGTAGCAAAAGATCTACGTCGAAGTACTATTACTCGAGAAACCCCAGTCGGAGCAACAGCAATTACTATCAATACTACGTTAAGAATAGCAGTTCTCATAAGATGTGACACAATCTTACTCGGGGGTTCCTTTTTTTCCGAAAGTTTTCCACACTCTTTTGACTTTGCCTTGGGAGTTCAGGATTTTGTAAAGCGGGTAGTGATGGCAACCAAACTTCTCCAAGTTTCGGTGGGATTGTATTTTGCTATGTATATGGACAGACAGATTGTATGGATGTATATGAATCGAGGTTACAAAATTGTTGGAGTCCGAGTTTGTGATTTCTTTAAATTTGTCTATCTGCAATCGATCACGGGTACATTACTGTTATTATTATTCAGGAATCTGGAAATCAAGCCAGTGCGCCGGGGCTTTCTATCGGTTCTTGATCCAGATCTGGACCAATGGATCTTCGTTGATGATATCGATTTGCACAGATAAAGCAGTAATGATCATTTTCTGGGGGTGAGAACTTAGAAAAATCATCTGGATATGCAGTTGTCTACAGTTCCAAGTTCGGATCTTTTCATGCTCAGTCTTTGCTCTTTCCAAAAGTATCGTTACGAAGACCGGAGTATGCAAATGCTGGTGGAGCCATAAGCCAAAAGCCGTTTGGCTTGTTGAtgcaagatgtgaagttatatcaGGCAGGAAAAAAGGGTATCTGGCCGTTGCAGATACAACGTCGAATGCTGAATGACTGATTATATTATTATCTCGTAGAGTCGAGCAAGATGATTGCGAAATATATGTGGATGGCCAGAGCACAAGGTGGTGGGAGAGAAGACTTATCACCTTGCCTTCAGTGATCCTACAGAGACCAGGGAGACAATATTTGTAGTTACACTACAAACTAGCGTTTGAGCAAAATCATGAGCGAACCTGCAGAGTCAGaattgcatttttccaatgatgCCTCTGAAAGTAATTCTGTGCCCATTTGCGACTGATTCGGGCATGAAACGGTAACAAGTTCTAATGTTAAGCATTTGGCTCTTAGATAGCAACCATCTGAAGTAACTTATGCTGCAGAAAATAACATGAAAATCTGGAATGGTTTGGAAAAGTACTAACATTTGGAAAAGGCTGCTTCTTCTAGAGCGGTTTCAGATGTTGGAGACGCTGCAGAATCGCTCAGCAATTCCCTGGCATCAATCATCATCATGATCACCTCCTTCATTGTTGGCCGATTGAGCGGGGTAGTGCTCGTGCAGAACAATGCGATTTTGAGGAATAGAGACATCTCATCAACGGTGCTCTTTTCAGTCAAATCTAGCCGCTTGTCAAATATTTCGGGTGCTGGCACTGCATCACGGACTGATCTCCTCACCCAGGAAACTAGGTCCCCTCCCTGCTCAAGGGGTTGAACAGGAGTTTTCCCGGTAATGAGCTCCAAGAGAACTACCCCAAAGCTATATATGTCGCATTTTTCTGTAACTTTCATTGTATATGCATATtctggagggaaaaaaaaacacaagcaattGAGCTAAATTTGGCAGAGCAAAACATAATAACGGTTCAAACGGTATCATGGAACATGTGACCTACAAGATAGCACCACTACAATTATAGAATCTTGCCTTTTCACAGTACTGACATATTTTGAGGAGAATATGCCAGCAATTAGCCAGTTAAAGATCATAAAAAGAGTTAGATATATAACTTATTTTTCAATACTATTCTTGACCTTGAATTAGTGATTATGGTTCACATTTAAGGAACATTAACTCATAGAACTGTTATTCTAAAATTTGCTTTCGTATAGTAATCAGAGAATGCTTCCAGTGGAAACTCCATAATGCCATCTCTCTCAGGTGATAATCCAATTATAAAGCAAGCAAGCAAAGGGATTAGTAAATGAACAAACAAgagttcatgaaaatattttgagcatGGAGGGTGATAGGAAAACATGATTGATGACTGTTAATACAGCAGTATCGGCAGAGGAAGAGAGCACATTTCCCACAGATAAATCAGCATATaattgaagaagattgaattagAAATCAGACATACAACACACCGTTCA
The window above is part of the Eucalyptus grandis isolate ANBG69807.140 chromosome 6, ASM1654582v1, whole genome shotgun sequence genome. Proteins encoded here:
- the LOC104450031 gene encoding serine/threonine-protein kinase WAG1 encodes the protein MDDDTLFPSAETDLDLSFTSLASTAATDRTFACSSARSSLARSSLTLSFNDRLSTSSASASAPSSSSSSAVAASLLHRRPHRRSDPNWSAIKAATTLSSDGRLHLRHLKLLRHLGTGNLGRVYLCRLRDCHSASFALKVVDRDFLTGKKLSHVQMEAEILSALDHPFLPTLYAHINVSHYTCLLIDYCPGGDLHSLLRRQPGNRLSVQAVRFFAAEVLVALEYLHALGVVYRDLKPENILLREDGHIMLSDFDLCFKADVVPTFNTRAGPTSPRTTRRKGRKLSSSSSCIYGSVKRGEAWREVVAEFAAEPTAAYSRCCVGTHEYLAPELVSGNGHGNGVDWWAFGILLYELLHGTTPFKGGSKESTLRNIASSKQVRFPAAAEREEAGMAEARDLIEKLLVKDPRRRLGCARGATDVKRHPFFDGINWPLIRSYRPPEVPGLVRKPKPHAGHVASIAPHHKRRRWWWKGLEYFMRSSKRSTSKYYYSRNPSRSNSNYYQYYVKNSSSHKM